In Opitutus sp., one genomic interval encodes:
- the can gene encoding carbonate dehydratase, with product MESLQHLFDQNKLWADKIRESDPEFFGKLARQQNPEYLWIGCSDSRVPANEIVGLLPGELFVHRNIANVVVHTDLNCLSVIQFAVDVLKVKHIIVVGHYGCSGVRAALRCDKVGLSDNWLRHVQDVKEKHDMCLCRLPDQDAQYARLCEFNVIEQVDNVCKTSIVRDAWERGQVVTVHGLIYGLKDGHLRNLKCSAASIGEAAVSYKAAVAALQV from the coding sequence ATGGAATCGCTGCAACACCTCTTTGATCAAAACAAGCTATGGGCGGATAAGATTCGCGAAAGCGATCCGGAGTTTTTCGGCAAACTCGCCCGTCAGCAGAATCCGGAATACCTGTGGATCGGCTGCTCCGACAGCCGCGTGCCTGCCAACGAGATTGTGGGCCTCCTTCCAGGCGAGCTTTTCGTTCACCGGAATATTGCCAACGTGGTGGTTCACACTGATTTAAACTGTCTTTCGGTTATCCAGTTCGCCGTCGATGTGCTCAAAGTTAAGCATATCATCGTCGTGGGGCACTATGGTTGCAGCGGCGTGCGCGCGGCGCTGCGGTGCGATAAGGTGGGCTTGTCCGACAACTGGTTACGCCACGTCCAAGACGTAAAGGAAAAGCACGATATGTGCCTGTGCCGGTTGCCGGATCAGGACGCTCAATACGCGCGTCTGTGTGAGTTTAACGTCATCGAGCAGGTCGATAACGTGTGCAAAACCTCCATCGTTCGCGACGCCTGGGAGCGCGGCCAAGTTGTGACGGTTCATGGCTTAATCTACGGACTCAAGGACGGCCACTTACGTAATTTGAAGTGCTCGGCCGCCAGTATCGGCGAGGCTGCCGTCAGCTACAAAGCAGCCGTTGCCGCACTCCAAGTTTGA
- a CDS encoding DUF2892 domain-containing protein: MKPDSFIRVLAGVMVLVSVALAHFVSSWWLLFTCFIALNLIQSAFTGFCPPEWAARKLGLVKPASEDRRGSLQSPKRA; this comes from the coding sequence ATGAAGCCCGACTCCTTTATCCGTGTTCTCGCCGGCGTCATGGTGCTGGTCAGCGTCGCCCTGGCGCACTTCGTGAGTTCCTGGTGGCTGCTGTTCACCTGCTTCATCGCGCTCAACCTGATCCAGTCGGCCTTCACCGGCTTTTGCCCGCCGGAGTGGGCCGCACGCAAACTGGGTCTGGTTAAACCCGCCTCAGAGGACCGCCGCGGTTCTCTGCAATCGCCCAAACGCGCTTAA
- a CDS encoding efflux RND transporter periplasmic adaptor subunit translates to MNAPTRRIVFALAALVSALLSGCYRSASSRTANTSDEAGAPLAVRVAQVQSVNLPRTQPVAGTLRPLDHAVLATKIMGTVTRADFTVGQSVAAGETLVTLSADEITARLAQAQSGLDAILREQARETTLRDQGVSPADTVLTLADRRRSAEAAVREAQSLQNYTRVTAPFAGVITRKLIQLGDLALPGTPLLEIEGTTDLRAEVDVPASLPLPPLGTELRVVFTTGETTGTLTEISPAADPLTRTRHAKITLPATAASAAAANSANASTPDAKPAARSGDFVRVLWPAGESAAALTVPAEAVSPFGQMERVFVRTEGRAQLRLIKTAGAAATGRLLVSAGLEANETVILAPPASLRDGQPVEAQP, encoded by the coding sequence ATGAACGCCCCCACCCGCCGGATTGTCTTCGCCCTTGCCGCTCTTGTCAGTGCCCTCCTCTCCGGCTGCTATCGCTCGGCCTCCTCCCGCACCGCCAACACCTCCGACGAGGCCGGAGCGCCCCTCGCCGTCCGCGTGGCCCAAGTGCAGTCGGTTAACCTCCCCCGCACCCAGCCGGTCGCCGGCACACTCCGTCCGCTCGATCACGCCGTCCTCGCCACCAAGATCATGGGCACGGTCACCCGCGCCGATTTCACCGTCGGCCAGTCCGTCGCCGCCGGGGAGACCCTCGTCACGTTGTCCGCCGACGAAATCACCGCCCGTCTCGCCCAGGCCCAGTCCGGGCTCGATGCGATCCTGCGCGAACAGGCCCGCGAAACCACCCTGCGCGACCAGGGCGTCTCGCCCGCCGACACCGTGCTCACCCTCGCCGACCGCCGCCGCAGCGCCGAAGCCGCCGTGCGCGAGGCCCAGAGTCTGCAAAATTACACCCGCGTGACCGCGCCCTTTGCCGGCGTGATCACCCGCAAACTCATCCAACTCGGCGACCTCGCCCTGCCCGGAACCCCGCTGCTGGAAATCGAGGGCACCACCGACCTGCGCGCCGAAGTCGACGTGCCCGCCTCCCTCCCACTCCCGCCCCTCGGCACCGAGCTGCGCGTGGTGTTCACCACCGGCGAAACCACCGGCACGCTCACGGAAATCTCACCCGCCGCCGATCCGCTGACCCGCACCCGCCACGCCAAAATCACCCTGCCCGCAACCGCAGCTTCAGCAGCCGCAGCCAACTCGGCCAACGCCAGCACGCCCGACGCAAAGCCCGCCGCCCGCTCGGGCGACTTCGTCCGCGTGCTCTGGCCCGCCGGTGAATCCGCCGCCGCCCTCACGGTGCCCGCCGAGGCGGTCAGCCCGTTTGGGCAAATGGAGCGCGTCTTCGTCCGCACCGAGGGCCGCGCCCAACTCCGGCTGATCAAAACCGCCGGTGCCGCCGCGACCGGCCGACTGCTCGTCAGCGCCGGTCTGGAGGCCAACGAAACCGTCATTCTCGCCCCGCCCGCCTCGTTGCGCGACGGCCAGCCAGTGGAGGCCCAGCCGTGA
- the rph gene encoding ribonuclease PH, translating into MTSSALRSDGRKVDQLRTITFESGIAPHATGSVLVSFGNTRVICAATIEPKVPGWMKQQRVPGGWLTAEYSLLPYSTHERKQRDISRGKLDGRTVEIQRLIGRSLRAVLDLKKLGENTLWIDCDVLQADGGTRTASITGAYLAARLAIQTLLDAKRIPENPLVDSVAAVSVGLFEGRELLDLPYVEDKGAEVDFNIVMTGQGKFVEVQGSGEEATYTHEQLLSLIALAQKGIKEISALQTAFLSKQLLKF; encoded by the coding sequence ATGACGTCATCCGCCCTCCGCTCCGACGGCCGCAAGGTCGATCAGCTCCGCACCATCACCTTTGAGTCCGGCATCGCCCCGCACGCCACCGGCTCGGTGCTGGTGTCGTTTGGCAACACCCGCGTGATTTGCGCCGCCACCATTGAGCCGAAGGTACCGGGATGGATGAAACAACAGCGCGTGCCCGGCGGCTGGCTCACCGCTGAATACTCGCTTTTGCCCTACAGCACGCATGAGCGTAAACAGCGCGATATTTCCCGCGGCAAACTCGACGGCCGCACCGTCGAAATCCAGCGCCTGATCGGCCGCTCGCTGCGCGCCGTTTTGGATCTTAAGAAATTGGGCGAGAACACCCTGTGGATCGACTGCGACGTGCTTCAGGCCGATGGCGGCACCCGCACCGCGTCGATCACCGGGGCGTATTTGGCGGCGCGTCTGGCGATTCAGACGCTGCTCGATGCCAAACGCATTCCCGAAAACCCGTTGGTGGACAGCGTCGCGGCGGTGAGCGTGGGCCTGTTTGAAGGGCGCGAGTTGCTCGACCTGCCCTACGTGGAAGACAAGGGCGCCGAGGTGGATTTTAACATCGTTATGACCGGCCAGGGCAAGTTTGTGGAAGTGCAAGGCAGCGGCGAAGAGGCCACCTACACCCACGAACAGTTGCTCAGCCTGATTGCGCTCGCGCAAAAGGGTATAAAGGAGATCAGCGCGCTGCAGACGGCTTTCTTGAGCAAGCAGTTGCTGAAGTTTTAA
- a CDS encoding winged helix-turn-helix transcriptional regulator, producing MAKKKSPLSDEALGLVARRFAVLAEPMRLRLLQALFDGEKSVGALAEAAAGTQANVSRHLQTLAEAGLVSRRKEGLQVFYAIADPSIFQLCELVCGSIDQQNQARAKVFR from the coding sequence ATGGCCAAGAAAAAGAGTCCCTTGAGTGACGAAGCGCTGGGGTTGGTGGCGCGGCGGTTTGCGGTGTTGGCCGAGCCGATGCGGCTGCGGTTGTTGCAGGCTTTGTTTGACGGGGAGAAGTCGGTGGGCGCGCTGGCGGAGGCGGCGGCGGGGACCCAGGCCAACGTGTCGCGGCATTTGCAGACGCTGGCCGAGGCGGGGTTGGTCAGCCGGCGCAAGGAAGGGTTGCAGGTGTTTTATGCGATCGCCGATCCGTCGATTTTCCAGCTTTGCGAATTGGTCTGCGGGAGTATCGACCAGCAGAACCAGGCGCGGGCTAAGGTGTTTAGGTGA
- the gcvP gene encoding aminomethyl-transferring glycine dehydrogenase, which translates to MPASAAASSASTLSELLAPTDSFARRHNGPDAAEQASMLKELGEPSLDALVDATVPPHIRRDAMDLPAALGEAAALAELRSLAVQNHIYRSHIGMGYYNTHTPGVIQRTILENPGWYTAYTPYQAEIAQGRLEALLNYQTLVTDLTGMEIANASMLDEGTAAAEAMMMCHRLKEGDTAAHRAFFVSEKCHPQTIDIVKTRAIPLGIEVLVGDHRSFAPTAGTFGVLVQYPDTTGSIHNFEAFFAAAHAVGAFTIVATDLLALTLLRAPGEFGADVAVGSAQRFGVPMGFGGPHAAFLATKDSFKRQMPGRLVGVSKDANGDPAMRLALGTREQHIRRDKATSNICTAQVLLAVMASMYAVYHGPDGLKKIARRVQALTELLAAGLRAAGATVNAEPVFDTLTVGNIYAAKINADALAHKINLRQIDASSLGISLDETTTLEQVESLIALFGTTRAPHASDVERVGFDAPHARTTPFLTAPVFNRYHTEHEMLRYIKRLEAKDLSLVHSMISLGSCTMKLNATSEMFPVSWPEFGQLHPFAPADQTKGYAQLFADLEAWLTEITGFAAVSLQPNAGSQGEYAGLLVIRAYHESRGDDHRNICLIPTSAHGTNPATAAMCGYQVVPVACDASGNIDVADLQAKIATHAKNLAAVMITYPSTHGVFETSIKDICAQVHAAGGQVYMDGANMNAQVGLTSPGHIGADVCHLNLHKTFCIPHGGGGPGMGPIGVAAHLAPFLPRHVVVSPVHDKGRRHLGAVSAAPWGSASILVISWMYIRMMGPVGLTQATKIAILNANYVAARLEKYFPVLYRGATGLVAHECIVDLRGWKKHGIEAEDAAKRLMDYGYHAPTLSFPVPGTFMIEPTESETKVELDRFCEAMISIHAEMQAVVNGQSDKLDNPLKHAPHTAKVVTADTWTRSYSRQTAAFPSEFVRQSKFWPAVGRVDNVYGDRNLICSCAGMEAYAEVK; encoded by the coding sequence ATGCCCGCATCCGCCGCCGCTTCGTCCGCCTCCACGCTCTCCGAGTTGCTCGCTCCGACCGACTCCTTTGCCCGCCGCCACAACGGCCCCGATGCCGCCGAACAGGCCTCCATGCTCAAAGAACTCGGCGAGCCGTCCCTCGACGCCTTGGTCGACGCCACCGTGCCACCCCACATCCGCCGCGATGCCATGGACCTGCCGGCCGCCCTCGGCGAAGCCGCCGCCCTCGCCGAACTGCGCTCCCTCGCCGTCCAGAACCACATCTACCGCAGCCACATCGGCATGGGTTACTACAACACCCACACCCCGGGCGTCATCCAGCGCACCATTTTGGAGAACCCAGGTTGGTACACCGCCTACACGCCCTACCAGGCCGAGATCGCCCAGGGCCGCCTCGAAGCGCTGCTCAATTACCAGACGCTCGTCACCGACCTGACCGGCATGGAAATCGCCAACGCCTCCATGCTCGACGAGGGCACCGCCGCCGCTGAAGCCATGATGATGTGCCACCGCCTTAAGGAGGGCGACACGGCTGCCCACCGCGCGTTTTTCGTTTCCGAAAAGTGCCACCCTCAGACCATCGACATCGTTAAAACCCGCGCCATTCCCCTCGGCATCGAGGTGCTTGTGGGCGACCACCGCAGCTTCGCCCCCACCGCCGGCACCTTCGGCGTGCTGGTGCAATACCCCGACACCACCGGCAGTATCCATAATTTCGAGGCGTTTTTCGCCGCCGCCCACGCCGTCGGTGCGTTCACCATCGTCGCCACCGACCTGCTGGCCCTCACCCTCCTGCGCGCCCCCGGCGAATTCGGTGCCGATGTCGCCGTGGGCTCGGCCCAACGTTTCGGCGTGCCCATGGGCTTCGGCGGACCCCACGCCGCGTTTTTGGCCACCAAGGATTCCTTCAAGCGCCAGATGCCCGGCCGTCTGGTCGGCGTGTCCAAGGACGCCAATGGCGACCCCGCCATGCGCTTGGCGCTCGGCACGCGCGAGCAACACATCCGCCGTGACAAGGCCACGTCCAACATCTGCACCGCCCAGGTGCTGCTGGCGGTCATGGCCTCGATGTACGCGGTTTACCACGGCCCCGACGGCCTCAAGAAAATCGCCCGCCGCGTGCAAGCGTTAACCGAACTGCTCGCCGCCGGCCTGCGCGCTGCGGGTGCGACGGTGAACGCCGAGCCGGTGTTCGACACCCTCACGGTGGGCAACATTTACGCCGCCAAGATCAACGCCGACGCCCTCGCGCATAAAATCAACCTGCGCCAAATCGACGCCTCCTCCCTCGGTATCTCGCTCGACGAGACGACCACGCTGGAGCAAGTCGAGTCGCTGATCGCGCTGTTTGGCACCACCCGCGCCCCGCACGCCTCCGACGTGGAGCGCGTGGGCTTCGACGCCCCGCACGCCCGCACCACGCCGTTTTTGACCGCCCCGGTGTTCAACCGCTACCACACCGAGCACGAGATGCTGCGCTACATCAAGCGCCTCGAAGCCAAGGATTTGTCGCTTGTTCACTCGATGATCTCGCTCGGCTCGTGCACCATGAAGCTCAACGCCACCAGCGAGATGTTCCCCGTCTCCTGGCCCGAGTTTGGCCAACTGCACCCGTTCGCCCCGGCCGACCAGACCAAGGGTTACGCGCAGTTGTTTGCCGACCTCGAAGCGTGGTTGACCGAAATCACCGGTTTTGCCGCCGTCTCGCTTCAGCCCAACGCCGGCTCCCAAGGTGAATACGCCGGCCTGCTGGTGATTCGCGCCTACCACGAGTCACGCGGCGACGATCACCGCAACATCTGCCTGATCCCGACCAGCGCCCACGGCACCAACCCGGCCACCGCCGCCATGTGCGGTTACCAAGTCGTGCCCGTGGCCTGCGACGCCTCTGGCAACATCGACGTGGCCGACCTCCAAGCCAAGATCGCCACCCACGCCAAAAACCTCGCCGCGGTGATGATCACCTATCCGTCGACTCACGGCGTGTTCGAGACCTCGATCAAAGACATCTGCGCCCAAGTTCACGCCGCCGGCGGCCAGGTTTACATGGACGGCGCCAACATGAACGCCCAGGTCGGCCTGACCTCGCCCGGCCACATCGGCGCCGACGTTTGCCACCTGAATTTGCACAAAACCTTCTGCATTCCGCACGGCGGTGGCGGTCCCGGCATGGGCCCGATCGGCGTGGCGGCGCACCTCGCGCCGTTCCTGCCAAGACACGTGGTGGTTTCCCCGGTTCACGACAAAGGCCGCCGCCACCTCGGCGCGGTTTCGGCCGCTCCCTGGGGCAGCGCCTCGATCTTGGTTATTTCGTGGATGTACATTCGCATGATGGGCCCGGTCGGGCTGACGCAGGCCACGAAGATCGCCATCCTCAACGCCAACTACGTCGCCGCCCGCCTGGAAAAGTATTTCCCGGTGCTGTACCGCGGTGCCACCGGCCTGGTGGCTCACGAGTGCATCGTCGACCTGCGCGGCTGGAAAAAGCACGGCATCGAGGCCGAGGACGCCGCCAAGCGCCTGATGGACTACGGTTACCACGCGCCGACCCTGTCGTTCCCCGTGCCCGGCACCTTCATGATCGAGCCGACCGAGAGCGAAACGAAGGTCGAGCTGGACCGTTTCTGTGAGGCGATGATCTCGATCCACGCCGAGATGCAGGCGGTGGTTAACGGCCAGTCCGACAAGCTGGACAACCCGCTCAAACACGCCCCGCACACCGCCAAAGTGGTGACGGCCGACACCTGGACGCGGAGCTATTCGCGCCAGACGGCGGCCTTCCCCAGCGAGTTCGTGCGCCAATCGAAGTTCTGGCCGGCGGTGGGTCGGGTGGATAACGTTTATGGCGACCGCAACCTGATCTGCTCGTGCGCCGGCATGGAGGCGTACGCCGAGGTGAAGTAA